The region CTTCGGTATCTATAAGCGCTCCATCTTTAGAGATGTATAGATTAAAATTCGTAGTGCTTTGATGAATTTTTTTATATGTTTCAAGACTATCTCCTAGCGGATATTCTATGTTTGAGTAATTTATAAATGCACTTTTGCCGACTCTTTCGTTACCGATTATCATTATAAGAGGTATTTTTTTAAGCTTTAAATCCGATTTCCATGTATTTTTGGCATCTTTTATAGAGATGAAAAAATTCCTTTTTGCCTTATTTACCGAGTCGCTTGATAATTTTTTAAGCTCTCTTATCTGCCCTCTTTTTTCGCTTTTAAATGAAATAAAGTAGCGTATCATAGGAACTATAACAAAAATTATAAAGACAATGGACCAAAATACACTAAGTGCGATTATCCTTGAAGATACTTTAGCAAAAACATGAATATCGTTAAAGGCTATATTTGGACTGTATTGCCAAAATAAGAGGCTAAGAACTATAAAGGATATAAAAAGAGATACGTTTTTGAATTTAAAAAATGCTAAGAATTTACTTATATAAGACAAGATAGACAATTTAACCACCATATTCATAAAATATTTTAATCAAAAATTATAGCACAACTTCTCGAAAAATTAAAAATTGAAATTTAATTTATGAATATAATTTAAATACCATTAAATGAGATTTTTTATCTTTTTGATGCAGAGTGGAAGCGTACCCTAACTTGCTGTGAGTTTTATCTTTTAGCTTTAAATTCATTTGTCTTGAATAATTGATTTTTAAGTATAAATCAACTGCAAATTCGTTATTTGTCAAAAAAATAATACTATTTTTTATTTCATTATATTTTTGAGCATTTGGAAAATATTTTAAAGCCTCATTGTAACTTATATCTTTGATATAAATTGCTATTTTGTTTTGATAGCTCAATGCTTTTTTCCCTAATATGAAATTTGAATTTAACGTATTGTTAAAATTTCCAAGGCAATTCCTTTGTTTTGGGGCTATAACGATTTGATGCGGTATGTTTTCTAATATAAAAAGCTTATCTTTTAAATTAAAATTATATTGAAGCACTTTTTGTATATAAATTTTTGGGCGTCTTAGGCTTAAAATAAGCGGTGCAAAAGGTAGATATGTTTTAGCAATCTTTTTATCTTTAATTCCAAGCATATTAAATAAAATTTTTGAAATTCTATCGCTAAAATCACTTTGAAATGACATAGGATAGCTTTTTGTAGAGATGCTTTCAAAAAATATCCATAGAAGATAGTTGTTAAAAAAATCAAAAAATAATTTCCAATCCTCGCTTTCGCTTTTTGCAAATTTGTCAAGCATGTAGCTTGGTAGTTGCGAGGAGCTCCCGCAAATTCCCATAAAATTTACCATTATTTCTACAAAAAGTTCTTTTTCGGATTGATTAAATTTTGAATACTCGATTTCTTTAAAAGGATGCCCTAAATCCGAGCTATTTCTTAGAATAACATTTTTTTTATCGTGATCTTTTATAATATTTTTTAATAGTTTATAAAAAGATATACCTCTTGTGTCATCATTCATATTAGAGCTTTTTTGCCGCTAGATAAAGGATAATCTATGATGATTTTACTATGGAGGCATTTGATTTTGACTTCGCAAAATGAATTTATGGATGAGAAGCTTGAGAGGAATTCCGATAATACCATCCCCATCACATAAACTTCTCCTATGCTATAAAATTTACTTTCATCAATAAGGAATATGCACAAAGTTCCTTTTTTTACCATTTGTTCGTTAACTCGATATATTGATTTTGTTTTTATATCTTCAATGGAATTTGCTATTGTCTGAGAATAGTAGTTATCCTTATCAAATGTAAATGCGCTTAAAACGCCCAAAAAGGAGCCTTTGTCAAGTATCGTTTGATAGCTAAAAGATAGTATAGAAACAAGTCTCCATAATAAATTTCCATCTATGTCTACTTTTTGTATATTTGTAGGTACTGTGATATTTTTTGTAGCCACTTCTTGATGGTTTGGTATATTGTTAATGTCTGATATTTTTAGTTTTGAGGGCAAATTTCCATTGCAACATAGAGCATCTATTGTTATTGTTTGTTCTTTTGTAGAGCCTGAAAAAAATGAAATTTCTTTATATGGATTTAAATTATTATCTATTTTATTGCTTAAAGAATAGTAATCTTCAATTTGATCGTTGTTAAAAAATTTAAATCTTTCGAAGCTTTTGTAGTTTTTAAGAATTCGCCTTCCCGTATCGCTATTATGTGCTAATACTTTATTGATTTGAACAATCTCGTATGCTTCTATTTTATTTCTATCCAAAAATATTCTATAACCGTTTCTTCTGTTGTCGTTTAATATCGGTTCCGCGCTCATCTGGAATAGATTAACTACAGGAGTAGCAAATAATGAAAAATACTCCACTCTTGGTATATATCCATTTGGAAGATCTCTATCAAATACAAATTTAATAATAAAATTTTTTGACTGAGACTTTTTTAATATATCGAGATTTTTTATGCTTATGAAATTAAATTTATAAGGAGTAAAAAATAGTTCCTGTAAGAGACAAAATGCATCAAAGCCAAGGTCTTCATACTTTATCAGTTTTTCATCGAGTCCCATAGCGTGTATGGATGATTTATGAAGTTTAAATTCTTCATTTGTATCCGGACAAAATATAATAAGTTCTTTTGTATACATTTTCATCCACATCAACAATGCTGCAGACATGTATACATCATGGCCTAAATATAAATTTAGATTGTTGATGTCTAAATTAGATAATTTGACATCCTCTTTGGTTATTTTAAGTTCTAAATTGAGAATATAATCTGTTTTATTATTACTTAAATATGTTTTATCTATAGCAAGTGGGTGCAATACAACATCATATATGGTTTTAAATTTACACACAATATCATTAATTGGTTTTGAGCTTA is a window of Campylobacter sp. CCUG 57310 DNA encoding:
- a CDS encoding type VI secretion system baseplate subunit TssG, with translation MNDDTRGISFYKLLKNIIKDHDKKNVILRNSSDLGHPFKEIEYSKFNQSEKELFVEIMVNFMGICGSSSQLPSYMLDKFAKSESEDWKLFFDFFNNYLLWIFFESISTKSYPMSFQSDFSDRISKILFNMLGIKDKKIAKTYLPFAPLILSLRRPKIYIQKVLQYNFNLKDKLFILENIPHQIVIAPKQRNCLGNFNNTLNSNFILGKKALSYQNKIAIYIKDISYNEALKYFPNAQKYNEIKNSIIFLTNNEFAVDLYLKINYSRQMNLKLKDKTHSKLGYASTLHQKDKKSHLMVFKLYS
- the tssF gene encoding type VI secretion system baseplate subunit TssF, with amino-acid sequence MSYLHEMRNLFAKKFPKVAPFLNVDSKDPDVERIIENVAILTSKIHQELDENMPLIAESLINIVSPNYTNPIPSSCIQEFSLKQDSDKYSLTIPKNSIVSSKPINDIVCKFKTIYDVVLHPLAIDKTYLSNNKTDYILNLELKITKEDVKLSNLDINNLNLYLGHDVYMSAALLMWMKMYTKELIIFCPDTNEEFKLHKSSIHAMGLDEKLIKYEDLGFDAFCLLQELFFTPYKFNFISIKNLDILKKSQSKNFIIKFVFDRDLPNGYIPRVEYFSLFATPVVNLFQMSAEPILNDNRRNGYRIFLDRNKIEAYEIVQINKVLAHNSDTGRRILKNYKSFERFKFFNNDQIEDYYSLSNKIDNNLNPYKEISFFSGSTKEQTITIDALCCNGNLPSKLKISDINNIPNHQEVATKNITVPTNIQKVDIDGNLLWRLVSILSFSYQTILDKGSFLGVLSAFTFDKDNYYSQTIANSIEDIKTKSIYRVNEQMVKKGTLCIFLIDESKFYSIGEVYVMGMVLSEFLSSFSSINSFCEVKIKCLHSKIIIDYPLSSGKKALI